From Acidovorax sp. FHTAMBA, one genomic window encodes:
- a CDS encoding LysR substrate-binding domain-containing protein, which produces MEIRQLRYFLDIAETEHLTQSAQNLFVTQSTLSHGLRQLEEELGVQLFVRLGRGLRLSQAGMEFRAYASRALQEVEAGRMALADLTGLRSGTLTVGVIPTFLDTLVPSAVAAFHRKYPGVNVVVRNLLAGPVEEQLVAGQIDVGISFHPTERQEIENEHLFSERMQLVVQRGHPLARRRSMALQALSTVPLAMLPRAFATRRLIDDALRDAGAVPSVRVEMESVEALIDACRWGDLASIVPERAARRATDLQVIGLHSQQIVRQAGILWRRGASRSTAALEFAALLKTKV; this is translated from the coding sequence ATGGAAATCCGTCAGCTTCGATACTTTCTGGACATCGCCGAAACCGAGCACCTCACGCAGTCGGCGCAGAACCTGTTTGTCACGCAGTCCACGCTGTCGCACGGCCTGCGGCAGCTGGAGGAAGAGCTGGGTGTGCAGCTGTTTGTGCGGTTGGGGCGGGGGCTCAGGCTGTCGCAGGCGGGGATGGAGTTTCGCGCCTACGCCTCGCGCGCCCTGCAGGAGGTCGAGGCCGGCCGCATGGCGCTGGCCGACCTCACGGGCCTGCGCTCCGGCACGCTCACGGTGGGCGTGATCCCCACGTTCCTCGATACGCTGGTGCCCTCGGCAGTGGCCGCCTTTCACCGCAAGTACCCGGGCGTGAACGTGGTGGTGCGCAACCTGCTTGCCGGCCCGGTGGAGGAGCAACTGGTGGCAGGCCAGATCGACGTGGGGATTTCCTTTCACCCCACCGAACGCCAGGAGATCGAAAACGAGCACCTGTTTTCCGAGCGCATGCAACTGGTGGTACAGCGGGGGCACCCGCTGGCCCGGCGGCGCAGCATGGCGCTGCAGGCCTTGTCCACTGTGCCCCTGGCCATGTTGCCGCGCGCATTTGCCACCCGCCGCCTGATCGACGACGCCTTGCGCGATGCCGGGGCGGTGCCCTCGGTGCGGGTGGAGATGGAGTCGGTCGAGGCGCTCATCGACGCCTGCCGGTGGGGCGACCTCGCCAGCATCGTGCCCGAGCGGGCCGCGCGGCGCGCCACCGATCTGCAGGTGATCGGCCTGCACTCGCAGCAGATCGTGCGGCAGGCCGGCATCTTGTGGCGCCGCGGGGCGTCGCGCAGCACGGCGGCGCTGGAGTTTGCCGCGCTGCTCAAGACCAAGGTCTGA
- a CDS encoding alpha/beta fold hydrolase, whose protein sequence is MSSLHFVQQGQGPVIVLSHALGCDLQMWDGVAAALQNRYTVLRYDARGHGRSPALTSPFSMDDLADDAAALIRQQAQGPVHFVGLSMGGMAAQALAARHPDVVRSITVANSASHYDDAARAGWQTRIDTVRAQGMEAIADGALQRWFTPEFRADAQGSVLVAALRAVLVGTAAAPYVQACAAVAAISLDAGNRRITCPTLVIAGSRDEATPLAMSEAIAQGIAGAQLQSLPAAHLSAVEQPAEFAALVHGFIRQL, encoded by the coding sequence ATGTCATCCCTTCACTTTGTGCAGCAAGGCCAAGGCCCCGTCATCGTGCTGAGCCACGCGCTGGGCTGCGACCTGCAGATGTGGGATGGCGTGGCAGCCGCGCTGCAGAACCGCTATACCGTGCTGCGCTACGACGCGCGCGGCCATGGCCGCTCACCCGCCCTGACCAGCCCCTTCAGCATGGACGATCTGGCCGACGACGCAGCCGCGCTCATCCGCCAGCAGGCGCAGGGGCCGGTGCACTTTGTGGGGCTTTCGATGGGCGGCATGGCCGCCCAGGCCCTGGCCGCCCGCCATCCCGATGTGGTGCGCAGCATCACGGTGGCCAACTCTGCCAGCCACTATGACGACGCGGCCCGCGCGGGCTGGCAGACCCGCATCGACACGGTGCGCGCCCAGGGCATGGAAGCCATCGCCGATGGCGCGCTGCAGCGCTGGTTCACGCCCGAGTTCCGGGCAGACGCGCAGGGCAGTGTGCTGGTCGCCGCGCTGCGCGCCGTGCTGGTAGGCACGGCAGCGGCCCCCTACGTGCAGGCCTGCGCCGCGGTGGCCGCCATTTCGCTGGACGCAGGCAACCGCCGCATCACCTGCCCCACGCTGGTGATTGCGGGGTCGCGCGACGAGGCCACGCCACTGGCCATGTCCGAGGCCATCGCCCAGGGCATTGCCGGTGCCCAGCTGCAAAGCCTGCCCGCAGCCCACCTGAGCGCGGTGGAGCAACCGGCTGAATTTGCCGCGCTGGTGCACGGCTTCATCCGCCAGCTCTGA
- a CDS encoding pseudouridine synthase, translating to MTPRLIRFNKPYGVLSQFTAEGKWQGLKDYIDLPGVYVAGRLDADSEGLLLLTSDGPLQARIADPRFKMEKTYWVQVEGIPDEAALAALRSGVVLNDGPTLPARARLLEPAPAVWERTPPIRERKAIPTAWIELVIREGRNRQVRRTTAAVGHPTLRLIRAAVGPYSLQGLAPGQWSPVAPTA from the coding sequence ATGACGCCCCGCCTGATCCGTTTCAACAAGCCCTACGGCGTGCTCAGCCAGTTCACCGCCGAAGGCAAATGGCAGGGCCTGAAGGACTATATCGACCTGCCCGGTGTGTATGTGGCCGGGCGGCTGGATGCCGACAGCGAGGGCCTGCTGCTGCTGACCAGCGACGGCCCGCTGCAGGCGCGCATCGCCGACCCGCGCTTCAAGATGGAGAAAACCTACTGGGTGCAGGTGGAGGGCATCCCGGATGAAGCTGCGCTGGCGGCGCTGCGCAGCGGCGTGGTGCTGAACGACGGCCCCACCCTGCCGGCCCGTGCCCGGCTGCTGGAGCCCGCCCCTGCGGTGTGGGAACGCACCCCGCCTATCCGCGAACGCAAGGCCATCCCCACTGCCTGGATCGAGCTGGTCATCCGCGAAGGCCGCAACCGCCAGGTGCGCCGCACGACGGCCGCCGTGGGCCACCCCACACTGCGGCTCATCCGCGCGGCCGTGGGGCCGTATTCGCTGCAGGGGCTGGCGCCGGGGCAGTGGAGCCCCGTCGCACCCACAGCCTGA
- the gltS gene encoding sodium/glutamate symporter, with amino-acid sequence MVTIELDIAQTIGIAAVLLVVGEAIKKRVGVLSRYFIPGPIIGGLVFSLIALFGHQAGLFAFSFYDNMRAFLLLVFFTTIGFSASFELLKKGGVGVALFLAAAVGLVVLQNLLGAGLATVLGVHPLIGVAAGSVSLTGGHGTSAAFGPLMEQAGAAGALPAAIAAATYGLVAGCVIGGPLGTLLMRRHGLYAPGVDGVKQTAVGTGALAAPMPSTAPLARAGSNDTVMYASILIAVSIGAGTVLVNWLKGLGITLPSYLGPMLVAALVRNIIDWRNGALPLRQFEVVGNVSLAFFLAMALMSMKLWELAEVAGPLLVILVAQTVLMFGFAYFVTFRLMGRDYDAAVIAAGHCGFGMGATPNAMANMQAFTAVNGPSVKAFFVIPLVGSLFIDFFNAVTITGFVNYLK; translated from the coding sequence ATGGTCACCATCGAACTCGACATTGCGCAGACCATCGGCATCGCCGCTGTCTTGCTGGTGGTGGGTGAAGCCATCAAAAAGCGCGTGGGCGTGCTGTCGCGCTATTTCATCCCGGGGCCCATCATTGGTGGGCTGGTGTTCTCGCTCATCGCGCTGTTCGGGCACCAGGCGGGGCTGTTTGCCTTCAGTTTTTACGACAACATGCGCGCGTTCCTGCTGCTGGTGTTTTTCACCACCATCGGCTTTTCAGCCAGTTTCGAGCTGCTCAAGAAAGGCGGCGTTGGCGTGGCGCTGTTTCTGGCAGCCGCTGTGGGCCTGGTGGTGCTGCAGAACCTGCTGGGCGCGGGGCTCGCCACGGTGCTGGGCGTTCACCCGCTGATCGGTGTGGCGGCGGGCTCGGTCTCGCTCACGGGCGGCCATGGCACGTCGGCCGCCTTCGGGCCGCTGATGGAGCAGGCGGGGGCGGCAGGCGCGTTGCCAGCGGCCATTGCCGCTGCCACCTATGGGCTGGTGGCCGGCTGCGTGATTGGCGGCCCGCTGGGCACCCTGCTGATGCGTCGCCACGGGCTGTATGCGCCGGGGGTGGACGGTGTAAAACAGACCGCCGTGGGCACCGGCGCCCTCGCCGCGCCGATGCCCAGCACGGCGCCCCTTGCCCGGGCGGGCAGCAACGACACGGTGATGTACGCCAGCATCCTGATTGCCGTGTCGATTGGCGCGGGCACGGTGCTGGTCAACTGGCTCAAGGGGCTGGGCATCACGCTGCCGTCGTACCTGGGGCCCATGCTGGTGGCGGCGCTGGTGCGCAACATCATCGACTGGCGCAACGGCGCGCTGCCCCTGCGCCAGTTCGAGGTGGTGGGCAATGTGTCGCTGGCGTTCTTTCTGGCAATGGCGCTGATGTCGATGAAGCTGTGGGAGCTGGCCGAGGTGGCCGGGCCGCTGCTGGTCATCCTGGTGGCGCAGACGGTGCTGATGTTCGGGTTCGCGTATTTCGTGACCTTCCGCCTCATGGGGCGCGACTATGACGCGGCCGTCATCGCTGCGGGCCACTGCGGCTTTGGCATGGGCGCCACGCCCAACGCCATGGCCAACATGCAGGCCTTCACCGCCGTCAATGGCCCGTCGGTAAAGGCGTTTTTCGTGATCCCGCTGGTGGGTTCGCTGTTCATCGACTTCTTCAACGCCGTGACCATCACCGGGTTCGTCAACTACCTGAAGTAA
- a CDS encoding peptidoglycan DD-metalloendopeptidase family protein — protein MPAISPTPTSVTATPATATAISRRTAVLGAAALLVLPSSHARDGTPPPAGASVWPQPLAVPGGVARLSLGPAPTRPAAHVRQGGADVPLLVTGDMIEWTAVVGIPLAAVPGTAHITVGQASGGTRQELPYTVAAKRYQEQHLKVSPRTVDLSAEDQARFERERDHQAVVMATFTEQPAGVALPSLRMRVPVPGRRSSSFGLRRVFNGQPRNPHSGMDIAAATGTPIVAPLPGKVIDVGDYFFNGGTVWLDHGQGLLSMYCHLSSMDVGVGDVLQAGDAFCKVGATGRVTGPHLHWGVMLNRTMVDPALFL, from the coding sequence ATGCCTGCTATATCGCCTACTCCCACCAGCGTCACCGCCACCCCCGCCACCGCCACCGCCATCAGTCGCCGCACCGCCGTGCTGGGCGCAGCCGCCCTGCTGGTGCTGCCGTCGTCACACGCTCGCGACGGCACCCCACCGCCCGCGGGCGCCAGCGTGTGGCCACAGCCGCTGGCCGTGCCGGGCGGCGTTGCCCGGCTGTCGCTGGGCCCCGCACCCACACGGCCTGCAGCGCATGTGCGCCAGGGCGGTGCGGACGTGCCGCTGCTGGTAACGGGCGACATGATCGAGTGGACCGCCGTGGTGGGCATACCGCTGGCGGCAGTGCCCGGCACAGCGCACATCACGGTGGGGCAGGCCAGCGGCGGCACGCGGCAGGAGTTGCCTTACACCGTGGCAGCCAAGCGGTACCAGGAGCAGCACCTCAAGGTATCACCCCGCACGGTGGATCTGTCTGCCGAAGACCAGGCCCGCTTCGAGCGCGAGCGCGACCACCAGGCGGTGGTGATGGCCACATTTACCGAGCAGCCCGCCGGTGTGGCCCTGCCATCGCTGCGCATGCGTGTGCCGGTGCCGGGGCGGCGCTCCAGCTCGTTCGGGCTGCGCCGCGTGTTCAACGGCCAGCCGCGCAATCCGCACAGCGGCATGGACATTGCCGCCGCCACGGGCACGCCCATCGTGGCACCGCTGCCGGGCAAGGTGATTGATGTGGGCGACTATTTCTTCAACGGCGGCACGGTGTGGCTGGACCACGGCCAGGGCTTGCTGAGCATGTATTGCCACCTGAGCAGCATGGATGTGGGCGTGGGCGATGTGCTGCAGGCGGGCGACGCCTTCTGCAAGGTGGGCGCCACCGGCCGCGTGACCGGCCCGCACCTGCACTGGGGGGTGATGCTCAACCGCACCATGGTGGACCCGGCATTGTTCTTGTAA
- a CDS encoding phospholipase D-like domain-containing protein: MLTILLTALATGALVLLALNFTAGEKKVQQQLPRLYSTASPQFERALGSLLGPGIVGGNQVTELLNGDQIFPPMLAAIKAAQKSVTFETYIYWSGDIGKAFADALSERARAGVPVHVLLDWVGSSKMEESYLTEMREAGVQIEKFHKPHWYNLARMNNRTHRKLLVVDGQVGFTGGVGIAPEWTGNATDPKHWRDSHYLVRGPAVAQMQATFLDNWLKVTGKVLHGEAYFPAIAPAGTQRAQMFSSSPSSGSESMQLMYHLAITAAERSIDLSVAYFVPDELTLKLLMDALARGVRVRMVTPGEHTDTETVKAASRATWGGLLQAGAEIYEFEPTMYHCKVMIVDQLLVSVGSTNFDNRSFRLNDEANLNVYDAAFAQRQTAVFEDDIQRSRRMTYEAWLNRPLREKAHEKLTGWLRSQL, from the coding sequence ATGCTCACCATCCTATTGACCGCCTTGGCCACGGGCGCGCTGGTGCTTCTGGCGTTGAACTTCACCGCAGGTGAAAAAAAGGTGCAGCAGCAGCTGCCCCGCCTGTACAGCACGGCCAGCCCGCAGTTTGAACGCGCGCTGGGCAGCCTGCTGGGGCCGGGCATCGTGGGCGGCAACCAGGTGACCGAGCTGCTCAACGGCGACCAGATCTTCCCGCCCATGCTGGCCGCGATCAAGGCGGCCCAGAAAAGCGTCACCTTCGAAACCTATATCTACTGGTCGGGCGACATCGGCAAGGCCTTTGCCGATGCCCTGAGCGAACGCGCCCGCGCGGGTGTGCCTGTGCATGTGCTGCTCGATTGGGTGGGCAGCTCCAAGATGGAGGAAAGCTACCTCACCGAGATGCGCGAAGCGGGCGTGCAGATCGAAAAATTCCACAAACCGCACTGGTACAACCTGGCCCGCATGAACAACCGCACCCACCGCAAGCTGCTGGTGGTGGACGGGCAGGTGGGCTTTACCGGTGGCGTGGGCATCGCGCCCGAATGGACGGGCAACGCCACCGACCCCAAGCACTGGCGCGACTCGCACTACCTGGTGCGCGGCCCCGCCGTGGCGCAGATGCAGGCCACGTTTCTGGACAACTGGCTCAAGGTGACCGGCAAGGTGCTGCACGGCGAGGCCTACTTTCCCGCCATTGCGCCGGCGGGCACGCAAAGGGCACAGATGTTCTCCAGCTCGCCATCGAGCGGCAGCGAGAGCATGCAGCTCATGTACCACCTGGCCATCACGGCGGCCGAGCGCAGCATCGACCTGTCGGTGGCGTACTTTGTGCCCGATGAGCTCACGCTCAAGCTGCTGATGGATGCGCTGGCGCGCGGCGTGCGCGTGCGCATGGTCACGCCCGGCGAGCACACCGACACCGAAACCGTCAAGGCCGCATCGCGTGCCACCTGGGGCGGCCTGCTGCAGGCCGGCGCCGAGATCTACGAGTTTGAACCCACCATGTACCACTGCAAGGTCATGATCGTGGACCAACTCCTGGTGTCGGTGGGCTCCACCAACTTTGACAACCGATCGTTCCGGCTGAACGACGAGGCCAACCTCAACGTCTATGACGCGGCGTTTGCCCAGCGGCAGACCGCCGTATTTGAAGACGACATACAGCGCTCGCGCCGCATGACGTATGAGGCCTGGCTGAACCGCCCCCTGCGCGAGAAGGCGCACGAGAAGCTGACCGGCTGGCTGCGGTCGCAGCTTTGA
- a CDS encoding DUF2322 family protein, whose translation MNFADRLQQLPPANHLAALHLLGGDGQVLATIENKPGQKGSLVVYAALAALYGGSITPAAAALGLEWYAEHVEDARAFPGKHPNIDRLLAWAHGSESFGVRSVPMAGA comes from the coding sequence ATGAACTTCGCAGACCGGCTTCAGCAGCTTCCCCCCGCCAACCACCTTGCCGCCCTGCACCTGCTGGGCGGTGACGGCCAGGTGCTGGCCACCATCGAGAACAAGCCGGGGCAGAAGGGATCGCTGGTGGTGTATGCCGCGCTGGCCGCCCTGTATGGCGGCAGCATCACGCCGGCGGCGGCTGCGCTGGGGCTCGAGTGGTATGCCGAGCATGTGGAAGATGCGCGGGCCTTCCCCGGCAAACACCCCAACATCGACCGGCTGCTGGCCTGGGCGCATGGCAGCGAGAGCTTTGGCGTGCGCTCGGTGCCCATGGCAGGGGCATAG
- a CDS encoding IS30 family transposase: MTYTHLTREERYQIHALRRQSISPAVIAAQLNRSRSTITRELNRNAGAQGYKPARAHERARARQRARRNARQFNVRQWSQVHSYLRLELSPEQVSGRLRLEGVLTISHECIYQHIYDDKRKGGELIKHLRCQKVRRKRYGSGQERRGTLKDRLCIEQRPAIVDARSRMGDWEGDTVVGKGHQGVLVTLVERKSRYTLAQQLDSRHSAGVTEAVIALLRPHKHLCETITFDNGKEFAEHAFIAASLGADVYFAHPYHSWERGLNENTNGLLRQYFPKCTNLRRVSQHEVDDALYRLNHRPRKCLNYRTPHEVFMGLEIRPLH, translated from the coding sequence ATGACCTATACCCACTTGACCCGAGAAGAACGATACCAAATCCACGCACTGCGTCGTCAAAGCATAAGCCCGGCAGTGATAGCCGCACAGCTCAATCGAAGCCGCTCGACCATCACCCGCGAGCTCAATCGCAACGCTGGAGCCCAAGGCTACAAACCCGCCCGCGCTCATGAGCGAGCCCGTGCCCGCCAAAGGGCACGGCGCAATGCACGCCAGTTCAATGTGCGGCAGTGGAGCCAGGTGCACAGCTATCTGCGCCTGGAGCTTTCTCCCGAGCAGGTCAGCGGACGGCTGCGGCTGGAGGGCGTGCTGACCATCAGCCACGAATGCATCTACCAGCACATCTATGACGACAAACGCAAAGGCGGTGAGCTGATCAAACACCTGCGCTGCCAGAAGGTGCGACGCAAGCGCTACGGCAGCGGACAAGAGCGGCGCGGCACACTCAAAGATCGGCTCTGCATAGAGCAGCGCCCCGCCATCGTTGACGCACGCAGCCGCATGGGTGACTGGGAGGGTGACACCGTGGTCGGCAAGGGCCACCAAGGGGTACTGGTGACCTTGGTGGAGCGCAAGTCCCGCTACACACTGGCGCAGCAACTGGACTCGCGCCACAGCGCAGGGGTGACCGAGGCTGTGATCGCACTGCTGCGACCTCACAAACACTTGTGCGAAACGATCACGTTCGACAATGGCAAGGAGTTTGCTGAGCATGCATTCATCGCCGCCAGTCTGGGGGCAGATGTGTACTTCGCGCATCCCTACCACTCATGGGAGCGTGGGCTCAACGAGAACACCAATGGCCTGTTGCGCCAGTACTTCCCCAAGTGCACCAACCTGCGCCGGGTCTCGCAGCACGAAGTTGACGATGCGCTCTACCGGCTCAACCACCGACCCCGCAAGTGCCTCAACTACCGCACTCCCCACGAGGTGTTCATGGGCTTGGAGATTCGTCCGTTACACTGA
- a CDS encoding FHA domain-containing protein, with protein MTMSTLGLIEAFDRHGALLARAPITRWPVTVGRALDCDLVLDDPCVAPTHLRIDRAVEAPRTVQVQVLETRNGARLQRRHHGQGERFDWPDGTPIDLGHTHITLRLADTPIAQEQPLPQFPWRTLGTTAALVVLVLLAGLGESWLDARDTLQYLKAVPGVLLTLVVVLTAWSGAWAAANKVFAGRLQFWRHVRIACVAALAVDAVHLVAHLTAFAFSLEVFARFAYLLIVLVLAGALYAHLATLLPRRRIGLAWVVAAVVALGVPAWLGAQWLNNMRLSKTLYSSSMFPPMLRVAPAVPVEQFLQEAESLRSKLDRRLRDDGQADADE; from the coding sequence ATGACGATGTCGACCCTTGGACTGATCGAAGCCTTTGACCGCCACGGCGCCCTGCTGGCGCGTGCGCCCATCACCCGCTGGCCCGTGACGGTGGGGCGGGCGCTGGACTGCGATCTGGTGCTGGACGACCCCTGTGTTGCGCCCACCCACCTGCGCATCGACCGCGCCGTGGAGGCCCCGCGCACGGTGCAGGTGCAGGTGCTGGAGACCCGCAACGGTGCGCGCCTGCAGCGCAGGCACCACGGCCAGGGCGAGCGTTTTGACTGGCCCGATGGCACGCCCATTGACCTCGGCCACACCCACATCACGCTGCGCCTGGCCGACACGCCGATTGCCCAGGAGCAGCCGCTGCCGCAGTTCCCGTGGCGCACGCTGGGCACGACGGCCGCGCTGGTGGTGCTGGTGCTGCTGGCCGGGCTGGGCGAGTCGTGGCTGGATGCACGCGACACCCTGCAATACCTGAAGGCCGTGCCGGGTGTGCTGCTCACGCTGGTGGTGGTGCTGACGGCCTGGTCGGGCGCGTGGGCAGCGGCCAACAAGGTGTTTGCAGGGCGCCTGCAGTTCTGGCGCCATGTGCGCATTGCCTGCGTTGCGGCCCTGGCGGTGGACGCCGTGCACCTGGTGGCGCACCTGACGGCATTTGCTTTCTCGCTGGAAGTGTTTGCCCGGTTCGCCTATCTGCTGATCGTGCTGGTGCTGGCCGGGGCGCTGTATGCCCACCTGGCCACCCTGCTGCCGCGCCGCCGCATCGGCCTGGCCTGGGTGGTGGCGGCCGTGGTGGCATTGGGCGTACCGGCGTGGCTGGGCGCGCAGTGGCTGAACAACATGCGCCTGTCCAAGACGCTGTACTCAAGCAGCATGTTCCCGCCAATGCTGCGCGTGGCACCGGCCGTGCCGGTGGAGCAGTTCCTGCAGGAAGCCGAATCGCTGCGCAGCAAGCTCGACCGCCGCCTGCGCGATGACGGCCAGGCGGACGCAGACGAGTGA
- a CDS encoding serine protease, with product MPFSLPRPLRFAALPFVLLLCALAHAQNAPQPPVASPAAPPAELAPAAPGGGAAPPQAPAAAPDVALLSRDARRIYELSRDKLVQIRTLLRNANTQASIGSGFFVSADGLIVTNFHVASQLALEPERYRGVYVTMEGQEGEVELLAFDVQRDLAVLRAKGRTAAAPVLGFRPAADTLAQGERIYSLGNPLDIGFAVTEGTYNGLVKRSFYPRIFFGGTLNPGMSGGPAVDDAGRVLGVNVAKRLDGEQVSFLIPAEFAQALVQRAANAQPITQPAHAEMTRQLMEHQQLLTDRFLKAPFREQRHGNYRVPVPDDALARCWGSGRDPAFPALNLERTQCQADSDVVAGDFTTGAVRLGYEAYNAPTLGAARFARMFSQSFANERLQIRGNRHQTAVECSERYIDTGSLPLRAVVCLSAYRKLTGLYNMTVLAASVNQPTQGMLGRLDVQGVSFDNGMKLASHYLKAFRWEAAP from the coding sequence ATGCCCTTTTCATTGCCCCGGCCGTTGCGGTTTGCCGCCCTTCCCTTCGTTTTGCTGCTCTGCGCCCTGGCGCATGCGCAGAATGCGCCCCAGCCCCCCGTTGCATCGCCTGCAGCGCCCCCCGCAGAACTGGCGCCAGCCGCACCCGGCGGCGGCGCCGCGCCGCCGCAGGCACCCGCAGCAGCGCCCGATGTGGCGCTGCTGTCGCGCGATGCCCGGCGCATCTACGAGCTGTCGCGCGACAAGCTGGTGCAGATCCGCACGCTGCTGCGCAATGCCAACACGCAGGCGTCGATTGGCTCGGGCTTTTTTGTGTCGGCCGACGGGTTGATCGTGACCAACTTCCACGTGGCCAGCCAGCTGGCGCTGGAGCCCGAGCGCTACCGGGGCGTGTACGTGACGATGGAGGGCCAGGAGGGCGAGGTGGAGCTGCTGGCGTTTGATGTGCAGCGCGACCTGGCCGTGCTGCGCGCCAAGGGCCGCACGGCTGCCGCGCCGGTGCTGGGCTTTCGCCCCGCAGCTGACACGCTGGCGCAGGGCGAGCGCATCTACTCGCTGGGCAACCCGCTGGACATTGGCTTTGCGGTGACCGAGGGCACCTACAACGGGCTGGTCAAGCGCAGCTTTTACCCGCGCATATTTTTTGGCGGCACGCTGAACCCCGGCATGAGCGGCGGCCCGGCGGTGGACGATGCGGGCCGGGTGCTGGGCGTGAACGTGGCCAAGCGGCTCGATGGCGAGCAGGTGAGCTTTTTGATCCCGGCCGAGTTTGCGCAGGCGCTGGTGCAGCGTGCAGCCAATGCCCAGCCCATCACCCAGCCCGCGCATGCCGAGATGACGCGGCAGCTGATGGAGCACCAGCAACTGCTGACCGACCGGTTCCTGAAAGCGCCATTTCGCGAGCAGCGCCATGGCAACTACCGCGTGCCCGTGCCCGACGATGCGCTGGCGCGGTGCTGGGGATCGGGGCGCGACCCTGCGTTCCCCGCGCTGAACCTGGAGCGCACGCAGTGCCAGGCCGACAGCGATGTGGTGGCCGGCGACTTCACCACCGGCGCGGTGCGGCTGGGCTATGAGGCCTACAACGCCCCCACCCTGGGCGCTGCGCGCTTTGCGCGGATGTTTTCGCAAAGCTTTGCCAATGAGCGGCTGCAGATCCGCGGCAACCGCCACCAGACGGCCGTGGAGTGCAGCGAGCGCTATATCGACACGGGCAGCCTGCCGCTGCGTGCGGTGGTCTGCCTGTCGGCCTACCGCAAGCTGACCGGCCTGTACAACATGACGGTGCTGGCCGCCTCGGTCAACCAGCCCACGCAGGGCATGCTGGGCCGCCTGGATGTGCAGGGTGTCTCGTTCGACAACGGCATGAAGCTGGCCAGCCACTACCTGAAGGCGTTCCGCTGGGAGGCCGCGCCATGA